From Acinetobacter sp. ASP199, the proteins below share one genomic window:
- a CDS encoding AlpA family phage regulatory protein produces the protein MSPQDPNIYKRLLARDYWRMCQLATTAEHKERIYKTKEGLERRIKARPPSSGILPLGRSTIYDLVRKGDMPAPVRLSERVSAWRTTDLIEWLESKQ, from the coding sequence ATGTCCCCCCAAGATCCTAACATCTACAAACGCTTACTAGCACGTGATTATTGGCGAATGTGTCAACTCGCCACAACTGCGGAACATAAAGAGCGTATTTACAAAACCAAAGAAGGTTTAGAGCGAAGAATCAAAGCTCGCCCTCCATCTTCAGGCATCTTGCCATTAGGTCGGTCGACTATCTATGACTTAGTACGTAAAGGAGATATGCCTGCGCCTGTACGCTTGAGCGAACGTGTGAGCGCGTGGCGTACCACTGACCTAATCGAATGGCTTGAGTCAAAACAGTAA
- a CDS encoding integrase arm-type DNA-binding domain-containing protein translates to MAKKINKLDAKTIKNLYFDPNINNKYTDGGGLYLLVHKNGSKYWRLDYRRPISQKRNTLALGTYDTVSLKEARLKCDDVKRMIANGVDPAEERNNHRNELKAKLKNTFEKFSTEWLKIRELEGKVDRETIRKLNRDILPFIGKLPVTELSVEQLERDVTNSLVERGALESARRVKSIMGMVLKLPFKRRLITYNPAYDITLPKPIKGNHKAVVSESELKTMLQKIWRYHAESPRARLRTELALKLSAYIYQRPNEIRELLWEHVDFENQRLCFRASKTHQEHIVPLSRQAFDILKQLEDMRTTSRFVFPSVKSPYESMSEDTIRQALNRLGYKGKHTAHGFRATARTILGEELEYRVDIIEHQLAHTVRDPNGTAYNRTKFLRRRRELMQLWADYLDTLRQGGDVSVFKPEDENNIIAFNLGTKAS, encoded by the coding sequence ATGGCTAAAAAGATTAATAAACTTGATGCTAAAACTATTAAGAATCTATATTTTGATCCCAACATTAATAACAAATATACGGATGGTGGTGGGTTATATCTTTTAGTTCATAAGAATGGATCAAAGTATTGGCGATTAGATTATCGTCGCCCTATTAGCCAGAAACGCAATACGCTAGCTTTGGGTACATACGATACAGTCAGCCTTAAGGAAGCTCGCCTAAAATGCGACGATGTAAAACGCATGATTGCTAACGGTGTAGATCCTGCGGAAGAACGAAATAACCATAGAAATGAGCTAAAAGCTAAACTTAAAAATACCTTTGAAAAATTTTCAACTGAATGGCTTAAAATTCGTGAACTTGAAGGCAAAGTAGACCGAGAAACAATCCGAAAACTCAATCGTGATATTTTGCCGTTCATTGGCAAATTACCTGTGACTGAATTAAGTGTCGAACAGCTTGAACGTGATGTAACGAATAGCCTTGTAGAGCGTGGTGCACTCGAGTCGGCTCGCCGTGTGAAGTCTATTATGGGTATGGTTTTAAAACTTCCGTTTAAACGCCGTCTGATCACCTATAACCCAGCTTATGACATTACCTTACCCAAACCTATTAAAGGTAATCATAAAGCCGTAGTAAGCGAATCAGAGCTTAAAACAATGCTTCAAAAGATTTGGCGATATCATGCTGAAAGCCCACGTGCACGTTTACGGACAGAGCTTGCATTGAAACTATCAGCTTATATCTATCAACGTCCAAATGAAATCCGTGAATTGCTATGGGAACATGTGGATTTTGAAAATCAGCGTTTGTGCTTTCGTGCATCAAAGACGCATCAAGAGCATATCGTTCCCCTATCTCGCCAAGCCTTTGACATTTTGAAACAGCTTGAAGATATGCGGACAACCTCTAGATTTGTTTTCCCTAGCGTGAAATCACCGTATGAAAGTATGAGTGAGGACACTATTCGTCAGGCACTCAATAGACTTGGATATAAAGGCAAACATACGGCTCATGGCTTCCGAGCAACAGCACGTACAATCTTAGGTGAAGAACTTGAATATCGGGTAGACATCATTGAACACCAATTAGCGCATACGGTACGTGATCCGAATGGCACAGCTTACAACCGGACTAAGTTTTTACGCCGTAGACGTGAGCTGATGCAGTTATGGGCAGACTATCTGGACACTTTACGTCAAGGTGGAGATGTATCGGTATTTAAACCAGAAGATGAAAACAATATCATTGCATTTAATTTAGGAACAAAAGCGTCGTAG